A single window of Methylacidimicrobium sp. AP8 DNA harbors:
- a CDS encoding GspE/PulE family protein, which translates to MTGPPPCPSPFRLSRNPHPAVQRLESFLIRSRLVLVDTLKAWHAEATDFDLEEALVRHSRSLPWERWAEACAGQPGWPPLYPADAGHPLPEAAFSETGRRLRRESHGILLSQEPAWCIGILNPFRLEEVESFVAGHLADKPRCFFLLAPGDYGTLALRIEQDAAGFPDWEEEDREEWASRLGLDPALYPSVSALVGEILFGRDPHPVIPLGAVAQAGPIPGCEKALLWRRSQTHAWVLTPDAFCPSLIDSLIETLRAKIHPVACGPKHFARLRSPIERPKEPPGLLSADPLHVRSWPPTELLNLNRSGIVLFDAIVSSALDMGASDISLEPKEKQVRVRFRVDGDYYEQAPLTRSQYAALLDRVKLYGNMAADAKGIFQDGSGTHLHRGIRYDQRYSIVIAKGMEEVTAVRLLSSRVPSLADLRLPPLEHQTLLWFLKQGEGMFISTGPTGSGKTTTLYAMLRAISTPRRKLMTVEDPVEKHFPDAVQIEVREEAGITFASALRGIVRQDPDVLMVGEIRDRESAQIAIDAALTGHQVFTSIHANDAVGVVERMVQSFGIDRLAIAYALRLAVAQRLVSKLCPFCRQTRPAEPEEIAPFPEVAIPEPVVAEAPGCPVCRGTGTAGRMPVMELLPVDGEILAMFEAGATPNEIRRHNEGRGFKPLSRQAAELFMTGTITREEAMLLLSSRTLSK; encoded by the coding sequence TTGACCGGTCCCCCCCCTTGCCCGTCGCCGTTCCGCCTTTCGCGGAATCCGCATCCGGCCGTCCAGCGCCTGGAGTCCTTCCTGATCCGAAGCCGCCTTGTGCTGGTCGATACCCTCAAAGCGTGGCATGCCGAAGCGACGGATTTCGACCTGGAAGAAGCACTGGTGCGCCACAGTCGCTCGCTTCCGTGGGAGCGGTGGGCGGAGGCATGCGCCGGACAACCCGGATGGCCGCCGCTCTACCCGGCGGATGCGGGGCACCCGCTGCCGGAGGCCGCCTTCTCCGAGACAGGCCGGCGGTTGCGGCGCGAGAGCCACGGGATCCTGCTCTCCCAAGAGCCGGCTTGGTGCATAGGAATTCTCAATCCGTTCCGGCTCGAAGAGGTCGAATCCTTTGTCGCCGGCCATCTGGCCGACAAGCCGCGCTGCTTCTTTTTGCTAGCGCCCGGCGATTACGGCACGCTCGCGCTCCGCATCGAGCAGGACGCGGCGGGATTCCCCGACTGGGAAGAAGAGGACCGCGAAGAGTGGGCGTCCCGACTCGGGCTGGATCCCGCCCTCTATCCCTCGGTCTCCGCGCTCGTGGGAGAAATTCTCTTCGGAAGGGATCCGCACCCGGTCATCCCTCTGGGAGCCGTCGCCCAGGCCGGGCCGATTCCCGGGTGCGAAAAGGCGCTCCTGTGGCGCCGATCGCAAACTCACGCCTGGGTGCTGACTCCCGACGCCTTTTGCCCCTCCTTGATCGACAGCCTGATCGAAACCCTGCGGGCCAAGATCCATCCGGTCGCCTGCGGTCCGAAGCACTTCGCCCGGCTCCGATCCCCAATCGAAAGGCCGAAAGAGCCTCCGGGCCTCCTTTCCGCCGATCCGCTGCACGTTCGGAGCTGGCCGCCGACAGAGCTGCTCAACCTCAACCGCTCCGGCATCGTCCTTTTCGATGCGATCGTGAGCTCCGCCCTGGATATGGGGGCTAGCGATATCTCTTTGGAACCCAAAGAGAAACAGGTTAGGGTGCGGTTCCGGGTCGATGGGGACTACTACGAACAGGCGCCGCTGACGCGCTCCCAGTACGCCGCGCTGCTGGACCGGGTGAAGCTCTACGGCAACATGGCCGCCGATGCCAAGGGCATCTTCCAGGACGGCAGCGGGACCCATCTCCATCGTGGGATCCGCTACGACCAGCGGTACAGCATCGTCATCGCCAAGGGAATGGAGGAGGTGACGGCCGTCCGCCTTCTTTCCTCCCGCGTGCCGAGCCTCGCCGATCTGCGGCTCCCTCCCTTGGAGCATCAGACGCTCCTCTGGTTCCTCAAGCAAGGAGAGGGCATGTTCATTTCCACGGGCCCTACCGGGAGCGGAAAGACCACGACCCTGTATGCGATGCTGCGGGCGATCAGCACGCCCAGGCGAAAGCTGATGACCGTCGAAGATCCGGTCGAGAAGCATTTTCCCGATGCCGTGCAGATCGAAGTGCGGGAAGAGGCGGGGATCACCTTCGCCTCCGCTCTCCGCGGGATCGTCCGGCAGGACCCCGACGTCCTCATGGTCGGAGAAATCCGCGACCGAGAGAGCGCGCAAATCGCCATCGACGCCGCTCTCACCGGCCACCAGGTCTTTACTTCGATTCACGCGAACGACGCGGTCGGTGTGGTCGAGCGGATGGTGCAGAGCTTCGGCATCGATCGGCTGGCGATCGCGTACGCGCTCCGGCTTGCCGTCGCCCAACGGCTCGTCAGCAAGCTCTGCCCGTTTTGCCGGCAGACACGCCCCGCAGAGCCGGAGGAGATCGCGCCTTTCCCCGAGGTGGCGATTCCCGAGCCGGTTGTGGCCGAGGCCCCGGGCTGCCCGGTCTGTCGAGGGACCGGAACCGCAGGACGAATGCCGGTGATGGAGCTTTTGCCCGTGGACGGGGAGATCTTGGCGATGTTCGAGGCGGGAGCCACCCCCAACGAGATCCGCCGCCACAACGAGGGGCGCGGCTTCAAGCCGCTTTCCCGCCAGGCTGCCGAGCTCTTCATGACGGGGACAATCACCAGGGAGGAGGCGATGCTTCTCCTCTCCTCCCGGACGCTTTCTAAGTAA
- a CDS encoding TraM recognition domain-containing protein, with protein MLEKLQTLGRAFGKRILAPLSADPKAPKATLAARSTGTDYWKRAPIGEGEYGALRFRVATEPQELVDERGRPLTIGDLYSHASIIGGSGAGKTRYVLTQILESLFRATDLRNPEARRARKFGGLFLDGKCELTGILRWLAQRYDRTEDLLLFGPDHDLAIDPFNDPDALPSELGDLMITLKQAVDDGKTAQDPFWDAAGRKLFTSLFQLHRALVAAAQEGLIETPPPPISFSLLNLLVMDRGLPSNQAQITQAEALIKELREKAFACFEKLSRITNRVEPEIPMLLARIKKSLRSVLEEDRPTEDDAREAWLLRRSSFETAVRLLEGDPQPKLRGSPAACPLLAYLPQVRTLRTILYTHRVDEELYERAAGILEEVAHRFRGLMPHCELLPERGGELRDLFLDFLSEADQAVALLSELSRTPVPAPEHGPLQQWLEQYERVLRRRGVEPNSDEIYLYFRGEYLNIANERTSGSIGMTVSTLTSLMTQPPFSSMVRPGGRLTFRDVIDQGKIVVLDMNFARWRNAAKVASLLLKLDFFRAVLARKTLMKEDKTPINQERPVIYLCDEFATVATTGDWTGERGFFDKAREYRCACIIAFQSLAVLEGRLPKPEIEAILTNTATMIFLRNPHTATNEFASRLFGEVDRSDGFLSRGTQELLFDLNKPIAAQDFQINFRKDLLYSPYVFPKLKDGEAIVKLHPRFGRRSFKRVQFLLHLVPR; from the coding sequence ATGCTCGAAAAGTTGCAGACGCTGGGCCGAGCCTTCGGCAAGCGGATTTTGGCTCCGCTCTCCGCCGATCCGAAGGCGCCCAAGGCGACGCTCGCCGCCCGCTCCACCGGAACCGACTACTGGAAACGGGCGCCGATCGGCGAAGGGGAATACGGAGCCCTCCGCTTCCGCGTGGCCACCGAACCTCAAGAGCTGGTTGACGAGCGGGGGCGGCCGCTCACGATCGGGGATCTTTACTCGCACGCCAGCATCATCGGCGGGTCCGGAGCGGGAAAGACGCGCTATGTGCTGACCCAGATTCTCGAGAGCCTCTTCCGGGCGACCGACCTGCGCAACCCGGAAGCGCGCCGGGCCCGTAAATTCGGCGGCCTTTTCCTGGACGGAAAGTGCGAGCTCACCGGAATTCTCCGGTGGCTTGCCCAGAGGTACGATCGAACCGAGGATCTCCTCCTTTTCGGGCCGGACCACGATCTGGCCATCGATCCGTTCAACGATCCGGACGCGCTGCCCTCGGAGCTGGGGGATCTGATGATCACGCTCAAGCAAGCGGTGGACGACGGAAAGACCGCCCAGGATCCGTTTTGGGATGCGGCGGGCCGGAAGCTGTTCACCTCCCTCTTCCAGCTCCACCGGGCTCTTGTCGCGGCGGCGCAGGAGGGGTTGATCGAAACCCCGCCTCCGCCGATCTCCTTTTCCCTCTTGAACCTGCTGGTCATGGATCGCGGGCTTCCCTCCAATCAAGCACAGATCACCCAGGCGGAGGCGCTCATCAAGGAGCTTCGCGAGAAGGCCTTTGCCTGCTTCGAAAAGCTCTCGCGGATCACGAACCGGGTCGAGCCCGAGATCCCCATGCTCCTAGCCCGGATCAAGAAGAGCCTTCGTTCCGTCCTGGAGGAAGACCGTCCAACCGAAGACGACGCGCGGGAGGCCTGGCTCCTCCGGCGTAGCTCCTTCGAGACGGCGGTAAGGCTCCTCGAAGGGGATCCGCAGCCGAAGCTCCGGGGGTCGCCCGCGGCCTGTCCGCTCCTCGCCTATCTCCCGCAGGTCCGCACGTTGCGGACGATCCTTTACACCCACCGGGTCGACGAGGAGCTCTATGAAAGGGCGGCCGGCATCCTCGAAGAGGTCGCCCACCGTTTCCGCGGCCTCATGCCCCACTGCGAGCTGCTGCCGGAGCGGGGCGGGGAGCTGCGCGATCTCTTCCTTGATTTTCTGAGCGAAGCCGACCAGGCCGTCGCCCTCCTCTCGGAGCTGAGCCGCACGCCGGTGCCGGCGCCGGAGCATGGGCCGCTCCAGCAATGGCTCGAGCAGTACGAGCGGGTCCTGCGGAGGCGGGGCGTGGAGCCCAATTCCGACGAGATCTACCTATACTTCCGAGGTGAATACCTCAACATCGCCAACGAACGCACCTCCGGATCGATCGGCATGACCGTCTCCACCCTCACCTCGCTGATGACGCAGCCCCCCTTCAGCTCGATGGTCCGACCCGGTGGCCGTCTCACCTTCCGCGACGTCATCGACCAGGGGAAAATCGTGGTCCTCGACATGAACTTCGCCCGCTGGCGCAACGCGGCGAAGGTGGCCAGCCTCCTGCTCAAGCTCGACTTCTTTCGGGCGGTGTTGGCCCGGAAGACCTTGATGAAGGAAGACAAGACCCCGATCAACCAGGAGCGCCCCGTGATCTACCTCTGCGACGAGTTCGCCACGGTGGCCACCACCGGCGACTGGACGGGAGAGCGCGGCTTCTTCGACAAGGCGCGGGAATACCGCTGCGCCTGCATCATCGCCTTCCAGTCGCTGGCGGTCTTGGAAGGCCGCCTGCCGAAGCCCGAAATCGAGGCCATCCTCACCAACACAGCGACCATGATCTTTCTCCGGAATCCGCACACGGCAACCAACGAGTTTGCCTCCCGCCTCTTCGGCGAGGTCGATCGCAGCGATGGATTTCTCTCCCGCGGAACGCAAGAGCTTCTCTTCGATCTGAACAAGCCGATCGCGGCCCAGGATTTCCAGATCAACTTCCGGAAGGACCTGCTCTACTCGCCCTATGTTTTTCCGAAGCTCAAGGACGGAGAAGCGATCGTGAAGCTCCATCCCCGCTTCGGGCGCCGGAGCTTCAAGCGGGTGCAATTTCTTCTGCATCTGGTTCCGCGATAG
- a CDS encoding MoxR family ATPase, producing MESPPATGSPGSDGRSLEPAPRLVFPPDYILTDPAAVLAVECAVHSMGTDESLAAVLLDGPPGCGKTFLGKAIARILGAKRYLFQFFPGCGKEELLRDRSLDGQGFVEGLLPQAIAASRGQKTVLILNELDKADVSVDSFLLDFLNEGAITVPQLGGELRADPGNLFVAITKNDLRDATEALIRRCRTVYMGWPAPETEIRLIQRTWPWATRELCEPLVAAANQLRQHPGVRKKPSPPEIVRLLGDCWRIRRRHLTLLEWSRFLVAGLIPLPQDRKYLEENPMALAARLRSLILAADRPGEEPAADAAPATVGGHQNGHAGPPGPSRVLSRP from the coding sequence ATGGAGAGTCCGCCGGCAACCGGATCCCCGGGGTCCGATGGGAGAAGCCTCGAACCCGCTCCCCGGCTCGTCTTCCCTCCGGACTACATTTTGACGGATCCGGCGGCGGTGCTGGCGGTGGAATGCGCCGTCCACTCGATGGGAACGGACGAGTCGCTGGCAGCCGTTCTTCTCGACGGACCGCCGGGTTGCGGCAAGACTTTTCTGGGGAAGGCGATCGCCCGGATCTTGGGAGCCAAGCGCTATCTCTTCCAGTTTTTCCCGGGCTGCGGAAAGGAGGAACTCCTTCGGGATCGCTCCTTGGACGGGCAGGGATTCGTCGAAGGCCTTCTCCCCCAGGCGATTGCGGCTTCCAGGGGGCAGAAGACGGTCCTGATTCTCAACGAGCTCGACAAGGCCGACGTGTCTGTCGACAGCTTTCTGCTCGATTTTCTCAACGAAGGCGCGATCACGGTTCCTCAGCTCGGAGGCGAGCTGCGCGCCGATCCCGGAAATCTTTTTGTGGCGATCACCAAGAACGATCTCCGGGATGCGACCGAGGCGCTGATCCGCCGTTGCCGCACCGTCTACATGGGATGGCCCGCGCCGGAAACCGAAATCCGGCTGATCCAGCGTACCTGGCCCTGGGCTACCAGAGAGCTCTGCGAGCCGCTGGTGGCCGCCGCCAACCAGCTCCGCCAGCACCCGGGGGTAAGGAAGAAACCATCCCCGCCGGAAATCGTCCGGCTGCTCGGCGACTGCTGGCGCATCCGCCGCCGCCATCTCACCCTCTTGGAGTGGAGCCGGTTTCTGGTGGCCGGCCTCATTCCCCTGCCGCAGGACCGGAAGTACTTGGAGGAAAACCCGATGGCCTTGGCCGCGCGGCTGCGCTCCCTCATCCTTGCCGCCGACCGGCCGGGGGAGGAGCCGGCCGCCGATGCGGCGCCGGCAACCGTCGGCGGGCACCAAAACGGGCATGCCGGTCCGCCGGGTCCTTCGCGGGTGCTCTCCCGCCCCTGA
- a CDS encoding sigma factor, translating to MKLAGEDSPEPGGGKRSPIPWAEEIARYQESLRREKLALLAVPAVRGILVERLLSMHEPSRQRRINAAEVVGLISRLRSQHAPALEAVLAALDRLKLNIFWWNTLREAAEEDRSGAAEEWRRCRSNLAAVAEPLLVVGLRIVERFVSEEQKPEIREAIRSDGIIGIYRALERFDPGRNKSFPQYATYWVRNEIATGALRSRVVPLTGHGRRKQRKEAVSTSDPEAASPSPELHLLSLDAPGAAIDSEEEGGSLHEVLPDRKTSPPLLDAQELIREWLEILQDCPDSLRAFLVLRYYFPVWPAEAVGAVRGAEVFEALAPMARERLTAATSPIRISGFRHPACAPRDRHLSGTNVARPAGYRE from the coding sequence GTGAAGCTGGCCGGAGAGGACTCGCCGGAACCCGGCGGCGGGAAGAGAAGCCCGATCCCTTGGGCGGAGGAGATCGCCCGCTATCAAGAGAGCCTGCGTCGGGAAAAGCTCGCCCTCTTGGCGGTTCCGGCGGTTCGCGGGATCTTGGTCGAGAGGCTTCTCTCGATGCACGAGCCGAGCCGGCAGCGCCGGATCAACGCTGCCGAGGTCGTCGGATTGATCTCCCGCCTTCGCAGCCAGCACGCTCCGGCGCTGGAGGCCGTGCTCGCCGCTTTGGACCGGTTGAAGCTCAACATATTCTGGTGGAACACGCTGCGCGAGGCGGCCGAGGAAGACCGATCCGGCGCGGCAGAAGAGTGGCGCCGGTGTCGCTCCAATCTCGCCGCAGTCGCGGAACCCCTCCTGGTCGTCGGCTTGCGGATCGTCGAGCGGTTTGTTTCCGAGGAGCAGAAGCCGGAGATCCGCGAGGCGATCCGAAGCGACGGCATCATCGGCATCTACCGGGCCTTGGAGCGCTTTGATCCCGGCCGGAACAAATCCTTCCCCCAGTACGCGACCTACTGGGTGCGGAACGAGATCGCCACGGGAGCGCTTCGGTCGCGCGTCGTCCCGCTCACGGGCCATGGCCGGCGCAAGCAACGAAAGGAAGCGGTCTCGACCTCCGACCCCGAGGCCGCCTCTCCTTCTCCCGAGCTCCACCTGCTCAGCTTGGACGCGCCAGGGGCGGCGATCGATTCCGAAGAGGAAGGGGGCTCCCTGCACGAGGTTCTCCCCGATCGCAAGACCTCACCGCCACTTCTCGACGCCCAGGAACTGATCCGGGAGTGGCTCGAGATTCTCCAGGACTGTCCCGACTCTTTGCGCGCCTTCCTGGTGCTCCGCTACTACTTCCCCGTTTGGCCGGCGGAAGCCGTCGGCGCGGTCCGCGGAGCGGAGGTGTTCGAGGCGCTAGCGCCCATGGCGCGCGAAAGGCTGACCGCAGCTACGTCGCCGATCCGGATTTCGGGTTTCCGACATCCCGCCTGCGCACCGAGGGACCGCCACCTCTCGGGCACAAACGTTGCGAGACCGGCAGGCTACCGAGAATGA
- a CDS encoding ISL3 family transposase yields the protein MDANKLFGMALQLGPEWKVTRSELSAVDHTLKIWLDFREGHRFPCPECGRPSPAHDTVEKRWRHMNFWQYKTELVARVPRVDCPEHGVRLAEVPWARPGSGFTLMMEAVILMLSQEMPVSQVAKMLKEQDTRLWRILEHYVEKAYRKEDWSGVKRILVDETSSKRGHRYVTAVTDAESRKLLFLAEGKGKEALEAFAKEMREHGASPEQIELICMDMSPSYICGAKEHFPKAQIVFDRFHLMQMAGEAVDQVRKEFVRQGLLPKGSLWALRGNEWTRSEGQKSLRASLCAAYPRLGRAIGLREALQEILAQEDPQELRWWFQWADRSRLAPFRKLSKTIKDHLDGVLAFLQSRVTNGLIEAINGLIQLAKRMARGFRSFRCLRIAAFLKAGKLRLDIPALAT from the coding sequence ATGGATGCGAACAAGCTTTTTGGGATGGCCTTACAGTTGGGTCCGGAATGGAAGGTGACTCGAAGCGAACTGTCTGCGGTGGATCACACCTTGAAGATCTGGCTCGATTTTCGCGAGGGCCATCGGTTCCCCTGTCCGGAATGCGGGCGTCCTTCTCCTGCGCACGACACGGTGGAGAAGCGGTGGAGGCACATGAACTTCTGGCAGTACAAGACCGAGCTGGTGGCGCGGGTTCCTCGGGTGGACTGTCCGGAGCACGGAGTGCGGTTGGCGGAAGTTCCCTGGGCCAGACCGGGGAGCGGGTTTACCCTGATGATGGAGGCGGTCATCCTGATGCTTTCCCAGGAGATGCCGGTTTCCCAGGTGGCCAAGATGCTCAAGGAGCAGGACACCCGGCTGTGGAGAATCTTGGAGCATTACGTGGAAAAGGCCTATCGGAAGGAGGATTGGAGCGGGGTGAAGCGGATCTTGGTCGACGAGACCAGCAGCAAGCGGGGTCACCGCTACGTGACCGCCGTTACCGACGCGGAGAGCCGGAAGCTCCTCTTCCTGGCGGAAGGCAAAGGGAAGGAGGCCTTGGAGGCATTTGCCAAGGAGATGCGCGAGCATGGAGCGAGTCCCGAGCAGATCGAGCTAATCTGCATGGACATGAGCCCTTCCTACATTTGCGGAGCCAAGGAGCACTTCCCCAAGGCGCAGATCGTCTTTGACCGCTTCCACCTCATGCAGATGGCGGGGGAGGCGGTCGACCAGGTGCGTAAGGAGTTCGTGCGTCAGGGGCTGCTGCCGAAGGGAAGCCTCTGGGCGCTGCGAGGCAACGAATGGACGCGAAGCGAGGGGCAGAAGAGTCTGCGCGCTTCCCTTTGCGCCGCCTACCCCCGACTGGGAAGAGCCATTGGGTTGCGGGAGGCTCTGCAAGAGATCCTCGCCCAAGAGGATCCCCAAGAGCTCCGCTGGTGGTTCCAGTGGGCCGACCGCAGTCGGCTTGCTCCCTTCCGAAAGCTTTCCAAGACGATCAAAGACCATCTGGACGGCGTCCTTGCTTTCCTCCAGAGCCGGGTGACCAATGGTCTCATCGAGGCGATCAACGGACTCATCCAGCTTGCCAAAAGGATGGCCAGAGGCTTCCGAAGCTTTCGGTGCTTACGGATCGCCGCTTTCCTCAAAGCCGGAAAGCTGAGGTTGGATATTCCCGCCTTGGCCACATGA